The nucleotide window GAAGACTATTCCGACGATCCGCCGACCGATCATGACGACGTCGCTGGTGCCGAATGGCTACCCGACGTGATCGAAAACGCTGACGACGCGCCGCCCGCTATCGACTTCGATCCCGAGGAGGACGTCCATACACTGCTGTTCACCGGCGGCACCACCGGCCGGCCGAAGGGCTGTCTGCTCACCCATCGCAACGTCACCGCGAACGCCCTCCAGGCGACGGCGAACATGAGTCGGATGGCACAGCTGATGCGCGGCGGCGAGACGGCGCTGATGGCGCTGCCGCTCTATCACGCCTACGGGTATTCGGTACTGCACTCGCTGATCGAACTCGGACTCGACGTGCTCACGGTCCCCGACGCGCGCGATACGGGGACGATGCGCGATCTCATCGAGACACACGATCCGGTGATCATGATGGGCGTGCCCACCCAGTTCATGGAGATCGTCGACGAGGAACTGGGACAGGATATCATCGGCATCTCGGGATCGGCACCGCTGGCGAGCGAGACGAAGGACGCCTTCGCCGAGCAGAGCACGGGCGTTTCACAGGGCTACGGACTCTCAGAAATGTCGCCGATCACGCATTTCAACACGCGTGGGTTGCTCGACATGATGACCGGCGGCAGCTCCGACGATGGCGGGTTCGACCAGCCGACCATCGGCGTGCCGGTGCCCGACACAGAGGTGAAGCTCGTCGACATCGACTCCGGCGAACCGATCCCGCTCGACGAGGCCATCGATGACGAGCGCGAGGGCGAGCTGTATCTCAACGGTCCGCAGCGCATGCAGGGCTATCTCGATGCCGACAAACAGCCCTTCGACGACGAGGGGTTCGTGAGCACCGGCGACGTGGCCAGGATCGACGAAAGCGGCCGGTTCTACGTGGTCGATCGCGTGAAGGACATGATCAACGTCTCCGGGCTGAAGGTCTACTCCGAGGAGATCGACGAGGAGCTGTTCGGCCATCCGGGCGTCAAGCGCCCGGCAACGGTCGGGGTTCCCGATCCCGAGCGACCGGGCAGTGAGCGCGTGAAAGTCTACGTCGAGCCCGATCCCGACTACGACGGCGATCTCACGGAAGGAGGGATCGTCGACTATCTGGAAGATCGTGTCGCAAAGCATGCCGTGCCCGACCAGGTCGAGTTCGTCGAGCACGTTCCGCTGACGGATATCGGCAAGACGGACAAGAAGGCGTTGCGCGAGCGCACCGAGCCGGCGACCGAGGCCGCCGAGTAGTCCGCAGTGCCATTGCCTCCTGTCGGTCGTCGAGGGAAGGGTCTGGGGACGGACATGGAGGGTAGCAGAACGGGGAACATCGGCGGCACAATGCATTTGACCGAACGTCCCCTACGAGGGGGTATGCCGTTCCAACCTGACAGCGGACTGGAGCAGGAGACCGTCACCGAGCGCGTCGATGCGGCGATCGACGAGAACGAGGTGGTGTTGTTCATGAAGGGCAACGAGCTGATGCCCCAGTGTGGCTACTCCGATCGCGCGCTCGGGCTGATCTCCCAGTATCGCGACGAGTTCGAGACGGTTGACGTGCTCGAATCGATCGACGAGTATCGGACGGCGCTCGAAGCCCACAGCGGCTGGACGACGACGCCCCAGACCTACGTCGACGGCGAGTTCATCGGCGGCAGCGACGTGTTGGCCGAACTCGACGAGCAGGGCGATCTCGAACCGGCGCTGGCCGGCGAGTGATGGCGATGGACGAAAGACAGGGAATATACGTCCGGACCACCGATATATCGACGAACGGGCAGCGTCGGCAGCACGCCCGACTGCCGGTGATATCATGAAGGACTGTGTATTCAAACTCCACTCGACGCTCGAACTGCCCCTCGAAGACCTGCACGAGTTCCTCGACGATCCACCCCTCCCCGAGGAGCTCGAATCGATCGATCTCACCCGTCGGAACAACACGCTCATCGTCAGCGCCGTCGCCGAGGACGACTCGCTGAGTAAATACACGCCGACGGCCCAGCTGAAAGCCAGCGTGTCCGAAAACCGGGTCTACGAGGAACCACCAGAGGAACAGAAACCGCCCGCCGGCGGCCCGCGCTGGGGTGGCGGTCCCGGCGAAGAGGACGAGATGCCGCCCTCCGAACTCGTCGAATACGCCTGTTTCAAGGGAGATCGGGAGACCGTTCTCCAGAACACCGCCGTCCAGTACGCCATGTTCGAGGTGCTCCGTGACATCGCCCGGATCGCCGAGAAGGGCACTCTGACGGCGATCACCGCCTGCGAGGGCGATCTCACCGCCACCCGCATCGTCGACGGCGAGGAACGACCGGCCTCCCTCGAAGTCGTCGAGGACCCCACCGAGGGGCCGGCCGCGAGCAAGGGCGTCGACTGGCGCAACAACGAGTTCATCTCGTAGCGACCGGCTGCGAGACGGTATCGCGGCTCCGCAGTAGGCGAACGACCGAAACCGCTTCTCCACTGATCGATCCACAGTTCAGCGCCCCAGCTACCGATATCCTCTTTCGTTCCGAACCCCAACCGACCCTGAACCGCAACCCCATCGTTCACTCTCTCTTCCCGACACGGGGGTGTCGATTTCGAGAAACGTTTATATAGTAGTAGCCCTAACTCAGAGTTAGGATGACACCAACACTCCAGCAGTTCGATGACCGAGACGGCGACGCGTTGAGCCGGTACGAGTACGACGCGTCGGTCGTCTACGCGGCCGACATCGGCTCCGACGCCGACGAGGCGACGGTCGATATCGTCGACGACACGGTGATGATCGTCAGCGGCGACGAACAGGCCGACTTCGAGATCCCGGAGTCGGGAACGGCCGAAGCGACCATCAACAACGGCGTGCTTACCGTCGAGGTGACGCAATGAACCTCACGATCAAACCGCTCAAACAGAAGGACGCCGGGCGCGGACTGGCGGCGGTCGACCGCGCGGCGATGGACGAGCTCGACCTCGAAAACGGCGACTACATCCTGATCGAGGGCGGCGAGGGCCGCGCCATCGCACGTGTCTGGCCCGGCTACCCTGACGATCAGGGACAGGGCGTGATCCGCATCGACGGCCAGCTCCGCAGCGAGGCCCAGGTCGGCATCGACGATCGCGTGAGCGTCGAGAAAGCCGAAGTCAAGCCCGCTCAGTCGGTCACGGTGGCGCTGCCCCAGAACCTCCGTATCCGGGGGAACATCGGCCCCTACGTCCAGGACAAGCTCTCGGGACAGGCCATCACGCAGGGCCAGACGATCCCGTTCTCGCTCGGCTTCGGGCCGTTTTCGGGCGGTTCGGGCCAGCGCATCCCCCTCAGGATCGCCGAAACGAACCCCGACGGCACGGTGATCGTCGCCGAGAACACCGACATCGAGATCAGTGAGAAACCCGCCGAGGAGATCGTCTCCGACGCTGGCGATGGCGGCGACAGCGCCACCACCCCATCGGTGACCTACGAGGACATCGGCGGACTCGACCGCGAGCTCGAACAGGTCCGCGAGATGATCGAGCTGCCGATGCGCCACCCCGAGCTATTCCAGCAGCTGGGCATCGAACCCCCGAAGGGAGTCCTCCTGCACGGCCCGCCCGGCACCGGCAAGACGCTGATCGCCAAGGCGGTCGCCAACGAGATCGACGCCCACTTCGAGACGATCTCGGGTCCCGAGATCATGTCGAAATACTACGGCGAGAGCGAGGAACAGCTCCGCGAGATGTTCGACGAAGCGGAAGAAAACGAGCCGGCGATCGTCTTCATCGACGAGATCGACTCGATCGCGCCCAAGCGCGACGAGACCTCCGGCGACGTCGAGCGCCGTGTCGTCGCCCAACTCCTCAGCCTGATGGACGGGCTCGAAGAGCGCGGCCAGGTGACGGTGATCGCCGCCACCAACCGCGTCGACGCGATCGACCCCGCGCTGCGCCGGGGTGGCCGCTTCGACCGCGAGATCGAGATCGGCGTCCCCGACAAGGAAGGCCGCAAGGAGATCCTGCAGGTCCACACGCGCGGGATGCCGCTTGCCGACGGTATCGATCTCGACACCTACGCCGAGAACACCCACGGGTTCGTGGGGTCGGACATCGAAAGCCTCGCCAAAGAGTCGGCGATGAACGCGCTGCGCCGGATCCGCCCCGAACTCGATCTCGACGAGGAGGAGATCGAGGCCGAAGTGCTCGAATCGATGCAGGTCACTCGTGACGACATCAAGAGCGCGCTCAAGGGCATCGAGCCGAGCGCGCTCCGCGAGGTCTTCGTCGAGGTTCCGGACGTCACCTGGGAGAGCGTCGGCGGCCTGGAGAGCACCAAAGAGCGCCTCCGCGAAACCGTCCAGTGGCCGCTCGACTACCCCGAGGTGTTCGAGGCGATGGACATGAACGCCGCCAAGGGCGTGATGATGTACGGCCCGCCCGGTACGGGGAAGACGCTCCTGGCGAAGGCCATCGCCAACGAGGCCCAGTCGAACTTCATCTCGATCAAGGGGCCAGAACTCCTCAACAAGTTCGTCGGCGAATCGGAGAAGGGCGTCCGTGAAGTGTTCTCCAAGGCACGCGAGAACGCTCCCACGGTGATCTTCTTCGACGAGATCGACGCGATCGCCGGCGAGCGCGGCCGCAACATGGGCGACTCCGGTGTGGGCGAACGCGTCGTCTCCCAGCTCCTCACGGAGCTCGACGGGCTCGAAGAGCTGGAGGACGTCGTGGTGATCGCCACCTCCAACAGACCCGACCTCATCGACAGCGCACTCCTGCGCCCGGGGCGGCTCGACAGACACGTCCACGTCCCGGTGCCCGACGAGGACGCCCGCGAGGCGATCTTCGAGGTCCACACGCGCGACAAACCACTCGCCGACGACGTGGCTCTCGCCGATCTCGCCCGGCGGACGGAGGGCTACGTCGGCGCGGACATCGAAGCCGTCACCCGCGAGGCCGCGATGGCCGCAACCCGCGAATTCATCCAAAGCGTCGATCCCGAGGATCTCGACGGCAGCGTCGGCAACGTCCGCATCGAGGACGAGCACTTCGACCAGGCGCTCGACGAGGTCACCCCGAGCGTCACCGCCGAAACCAAGGAGCGCTACGACGAGATCGAGGACCGCTTCGACAGCGGCGAACCCGCCACCGAGGAGCGCGAGGTCGGTCGTACCTTCCAATAGGACCTTTTTACGTCGGGGTTCGCGCGCCTTCGGCGCGCTCAACCCCTCGTAAAAATCTCCACCAAAAACTCCCGCTCGCAAACCGCGCGAGCGGTGAACCGCACTCGCTACGCTCGTGCGGACACTTTGTTCTCCACAAACCGCCCAGCACCGCCGAAGCCCTCGGCGCGCGCTCACTCCGTTCGCTACTCGCTCCCTACGGTCGCTCGCGCGCCTCGCCCTTCATCCGCCAGGACCGCACCGCGGCCACCGCCGGGCGGCCCGGGCCGCCGAAACTCGCGTTCGCGGTCGCGGTTCGAGCATCGAACCAGAACCCATTACGTCGACCGTACCGTAGCGACGGCAATGGTTGCCAGCCCGCTCGCGGCCGTCGGGACGGGGATTTCCGGTCAGCTCTCGGGAGTCGCGACCGGTGGCTACGGGCTGGTGGTGTTCTTCCTCATCGGGCTCTTTGGGGGTGCCCACTGTATCGGGATGTGCGGACCGCTGGTCGCGACCTACGCAGAGCGCATGGAGACCGACGACCGCTGGTCGGGCGCGCTCACCCTCTACGAGGTGCGCCAGCACGCGCTGTTCAATCTCGGGCGCACGATTAGCTACGCGCTCATCGGCGGCTTGTTCGGCCTCGCCGGCGCACTCCTCTACGGCACGGTGGAACTCGCGGGCGTGCTCGGCCCGATTCAGGGCGCGATCGGCATCGTGATGGGTGGTGCGATCGTCGTGATGGGCGTCACTCGGTTGGCGGGCTATCAACAGGGCACGGTCGAGGGGATCGTCGCCGGCACGGGGATCGGTTCGCTGTTCGCCCGGAGCTACACGGCCATCTCGACGCGCATCGACCGTTGGGTCAACGGCGTCGGGATCATGGGTCTGGGCGCGCTCCACGGCCTGCTCCCGTGCATGTTGCTCTATCCCGCCTTCCTCTACGCGTTCGCACAGGGATCGCCCCTTCACGGACTCCTCTCGCTCGGCGCGC belongs to Halococcus qingdaonensis and includes:
- a CDS encoding AMP-binding protein; this encodes MPDAAPWFDEYEQFGIPETLEPYPDEPAHAFLYESADAHPEQGLVQLGEKVTYPELAEQVDRLASALTDRGVGTGDRVATILPTSIQFVLADYAISRAGGVHIPNDVLDADDDLRYRLEQGNPEVLIGQDDHRELLCSLRDDLDIDHLMLTDIEDYSDDPPTDHDDVAGAEWLPDVIENADDAPPAIDFDPEEDVHTLLFTGGTTGRPKGCLLTHRNVTANALQATANMSRMAQLMRGGETALMALPLYHAYGYSVLHSLIELGLDVLTVPDARDTGTMRDLIETHDPVIMMGVPTQFMEIVDEELGQDIIGISGSAPLASETKDAFAEQSTGVSQGYGLSEMSPITHFNTRGLLDMMTGGSSDDGGFDQPTIGVPVPDTEVKLVDIDSGEPIPLDEAIDDEREGELYLNGPQRMQGYLDADKQPFDDEGFVSTGDVARIDESGRFYVVDRVKDMINVSGLKVYSEEIDEELFGHPGVKRPATVGVPDPERPGSERVKVYVEPDPDYDGDLTEGGIVDYLEDRVAKHAVPDQVEFVEHVPLTDIGKTDKKALRERTEPATEAAE
- a CDS encoding CDC48 family AAA ATPase, which codes for MNLTIKPLKQKDAGRGLAAVDRAAMDELDLENGDYILIEGGEGRAIARVWPGYPDDQGQGVIRIDGQLRSEAQVGIDDRVSVEKAEVKPAQSVTVALPQNLRIRGNIGPYVQDKLSGQAITQGQTIPFSLGFGPFSGGSGQRIPLRIAETNPDGTVIVAENTDIEISEKPAEEIVSDAGDGGDSATTPSVTYEDIGGLDRELEQVREMIELPMRHPELFQQLGIEPPKGVLLHGPPGTGKTLIAKAVANEIDAHFETISGPEIMSKYYGESEEQLREMFDEAEENEPAIVFIDEIDSIAPKRDETSGDVERRVVAQLLSLMDGLEERGQVTVIAATNRVDAIDPALRRGGRFDREIEIGVPDKEGRKEILQVHTRGMPLADGIDLDTYAENTHGFVGSDIESLAKESAMNALRRIRPELDLDEEEIEAEVLESMQVTRDDIKSALKGIEPSALREVFVEVPDVTWESVGGLESTKERLRETVQWPLDYPEVFEAMDMNAAKGVMMYGPPGTGKTLLAKAIANEAQSNFISIKGPELLNKFVGESEKGVREVFSKARENAPTVIFFDEIDAIAGERGRNMGDSGVGERVVSQLLTELDGLEELEDVVVIATSNRPDLIDSALLRPGRLDRHVHVPVPDEDAREAIFEVHTRDKPLADDVALADLARRTEGYVGADIEAVTREAAMAATREFIQSVDPEDLDGSVGNVRIEDEHFDQALDEVTPSVTAETKERYDEIEDRFDSGEPATEEREVGRTFQ
- a CDS encoding DUF7127 family protein; protein product: MTPTLQQFDDRDGDALSRYEYDASVVYAADIGSDADEATVDIVDDTVMIVSGDEQADFEIPESGTAEATINNGVLTVEVTQ
- a CDS encoding sulfite exporter TauE/SafE family protein — encoded protein: MVASPLAAVGTGISGQLSGVATGGYGLVVFFLIGLFGGAHCIGMCGPLVATYAERMETDDRWSGALTLYEVRQHALFNLGRTISYALIGGLFGLAGALLYGTVELAGVLGPIQGAIGIVMGGAIVVMGVTRLAGYQQGTVEGIVAGTGIGSLFARSYTAISTRIDRWVNGVGIMGLGALHGLLPCMLLYPAFLYAFAQGSPLHGLLSLGALGLGTIPSVFLYGTVIQSVSARQRQVVHYGLGVLFIGLGYVLLAMGFMRFGITLPLPEIPYYQPLGPGGSA
- a CDS encoding DUF7110 family protein, which encodes MKDCVFKLHSTLELPLEDLHEFLDDPPLPEELESIDLTRRNNTLIVSAVAEDDSLSKYTPTAQLKASVSENRVYEEPPEEQKPPAGGPRWGGGPGEEDEMPPSELVEYACFKGDRETVLQNTAVQYAMFEVLRDIARIAEKGTLTAITACEGDLTATRIVDGEERPASLEVVEDPTEGPAASKGVDWRNNEFIS
- a CDS encoding glutaredoxin family protein; the encoded protein is MPFQPDSGLEQETVTERVDAAIDENEVVLFMKGNELMPQCGYSDRALGLISQYRDEFETVDVLESIDEYRTALEAHSGWTTTPQTYVDGEFIGGSDVLAELDEQGDLEPALAGE